The genomic window GAACAGGAGCAGCCAGAGGCCCACGATCACAAAGTCGGCGTATGGCAACAGGTAAAACGCCAGCGGCGATTGGCTGACGCGCTGGCGGTTGGCGGCCAGCAGGGTAATCAAACCACAGACGCCGAGCATTCCTCCGCTGGCGGCCAGGCCAAAGAAAGCAGGTTCATGAAACACGGCTTCCAGAATCATGCCGATTGGGGCCAGCGCCACTCCCAGCGAGAGATGGCCGATTGACATAGAACGCAGGATAGAGGTAATATGCGCCTCCTGAAGCCCGACTGGCTGCCCCGCTTCTTCGGGGGCGGCGCCGGTGGAGATGAATGCTGGTGTGTGTGAGTTCTGGAATGGAGAACTTGCTGATATAGCTGGCGTATAGTCAGGTTTCTGTATGGTTGATTGTCCAGCAGTACGCTCGGTTGCTGTATAAGGGGAGATAATGCGCTCTTCTTGCGGACGCATGTTTGTTCGCCTCTCTTTCTCCCAGCAACACTTCCCTTTTGCTGTTATGCCTGGAGGGGAGATGTGTCTGTCAAAGCCGCTTGCTCTGAGCTGTGGAGTAGCAATTCTTGTGCCGCGAACATGTCCCACGCGCCCACAATCCGCGCGGCCTTCTCTTTGCTCCCCGTTCATCTGCCCCCAGGCCGTTTGGGCGCCAGAAAACACTTTACTGCTCCCGCTTCGTCTTGTTTTATGGATGACATCCACCCGGCGCTGGGAAGCATTCAGAAAAGGAGCAAGGATGGAGAGGCGGTGCAGCGCGTGCAAATCCAACGGTCGAGTGTGCAGACGATGAGCAATCCGAGCGATTGCGTTGATTTTGCGGCCCTGGCGCCGCTGCACATAGCGACGATGCTGCGGGTCGCGGCGGCGCTCGTGGGAGTGGCCGATGCCGAAGACGCCGCACAGGAAGCACTGATGCGCGCCTGGCAAGGACGGTCCAGTCTGCGCGATGCAGCGGCCTTTCGTCCCTGGCTCTTGCGAATTACGGTCAATGTCTGTCGGGACTGGCAGCGCGGGCGCTTTGGTACCAGCCGCCGCCTGCTGGAGCCGCTCGATACTTCTGAAACTGTCGGCCTGGCCGCCGCTCTTGGCAGCGACCCCGGCGCAAGTGATCACACGGCGGCGCTCGATTTGCGCGCGGCCATTACCCGCCTGGACCCCGATTACCGGGTCGTGGTGGCCCTGCGCTACTACGTGGGCATGGACGCTACCGAGGCGGGGGCGGCGCTGGGCGTTCCTGCTGCCACTATTCGCACCCGTTTGCGCCGGGCGCTGGCCTTGCTGCGCGAGCATCTTAGCGCGTCAGGAGACCTACCCTCCTTCCAAGATAGGAAGGGAGCATCTTCATGACTGACGAACAGGAGCGGCCTGACAAGATGGAGCCGCTGGGGCCAGCCTATGAGGCGCTGCAACGGCGTCTGCTGGACGACGGCGCGCGCTGGCGCGCGGGGCTGCCATCAACCGAACGTCTTGAACAACGGCTGCATGCGTTGAAGAACCAGGAGCGCGCCGCCCATTTTCGCGCCGCTGGCGTGAAGCGGAGCGGCGGATTACGGGTGATACATCGGATTAAGGGAGGATATAACGTGTTTCATGGACGTGTAAAAGCGGCGCTGGGGGGAATCGCCCTTGCTGCGGTGGTTGGGCTGTTTGCCGTGTTATTCTACGGCTTTGCCGGCCATAGGGCCGGAACGGCTGCTAACCCTGGCGGCGCTCGCACTGCCAGCCCTACCTGGATAGTAACGAGCTTTCCAACATCCCCTCA from Ktedonobacterales bacterium includes these protein-coding regions:
- a CDS encoding RNA polymerase sigma factor, which codes for MQRVQIQRSSVQTMSNPSDCVDFAALAPLHIATMLRVAAALVGVADAEDAAQEALMRAWQGRSSLRDAAAFRPWLLRITVNVCRDWQRGRFGTSRRLLEPLDTSETVGLAAALGSDPGASDHTAALDLRAAITRLDPDYRVVVALRYYVGMDATEAGAALGVPAATIRTRLRRALALLREHLSASGDLPSFQDRKGASS